A portion of the Flavobacterium magnum genome contains these proteins:
- a CDS encoding tyrosine-type recombinase/integrase translates to MLEIRKSFGDYLSKERNYSPHTLLAYDRDVEAFGEFLLANFGQDNLIDVNYSQVRSWIVSLVEGGISNNSVNRKISSLKAFYKFLLKTRQIDTSPLLKHKALKTPKKIQIPFSEKELDAVLHQIQYPEGYEGLRDRLIIDLFYTTGIRRTELITLKLQHLDFANGTLKVLGKRNKERIIPVLPIISHQLHTYIKERANLQEIKDPEFVFLTLKGVKLSDSLVYRLINDYFSNVSEKVKKSPHILRHTFATHLLNNGADLNSVKELLGHSSLASTQVYTHNSLAELKKVYGEAHPRNRRQS, encoded by the coding sequence ATGTTGGAAATCAGGAAATCATTTGGCGATTATCTTTCGAAGGAACGCAATTATTCCCCGCACACGTTACTGGCATATGACCGTGATGTGGAAGCTTTTGGCGAATTCCTGCTTGCCAATTTCGGACAGGACAACCTGATAGACGTCAACTACAGCCAGGTGCGCAGCTGGATTGTTTCCCTGGTCGAAGGCGGCATCTCCAACAATTCGGTGAACCGGAAAATTTCCTCGCTCAAGGCTTTTTATAAATTCCTGTTGAAAACGCGGCAGATCGACACGAGTCCGCTACTCAAGCACAAGGCCCTTAAAACCCCGAAAAAGATCCAGATCCCTTTTTCTGAAAAAGAACTGGACGCTGTACTGCACCAGATTCAATATCCTGAAGGATACGAAGGCCTGCGTGACCGGCTGATTATCGACCTTTTCTACACAACCGGAATCCGCCGCACCGAATTGATTACCCTAAAACTCCAGCACCTCGACTTCGCCAACGGCACGCTTAAGGTTTTAGGAAAAAGGAACAAGGAGCGCATCATTCCGGTTTTGCCAATTATTTCCCACCAACTCCACACCTATATAAAGGAACGCGCTAACCTACAGGAAATTAAAGATCCCGAATTTGTTTTCCTGACGTTAAAAGGGGTTAAATTAAGCGATTCACTTGTGTATCGGCTAATAAATGATTACTTTAGTAATGTCTCCGAAAAGGTAAAAAAGAGTCCGCACATCCTTCGACACACGTTTGCGACGCATTTACTGAACAACGGGGCGGATTTAAATTCGGTCAAGGAATTGCTCGGACATTCCAGCCTTGCGTCGACGCAGGTGTACACCCACAACAGTTTGGCAGAACTGAAAAAGGTATACGGGGAAGCCCATCCGAGGAACCGGCGGCAATCCTGA
- the hpf gene encoding ribosome hibernation-promoting factor, HPF/YfiA family translates to MKVNVHAVNFTVDRKLVDFIQERMDKLEKYYDKVVSSDVFLKVEKTSDKENKIAEIKIHVPGDEFLVKKQCKTFEEAVDLSIEAAERLLVKRKEKIRSYS, encoded by the coding sequence ATGAAGGTAAATGTTCATGCAGTTAACTTTACTGTTGACAGAAAGCTGGTGGATTTCATTCAGGAAAGAATGGACAAATTGGAAAAGTATTATGACAAGGTGGTCTCATCCGATGTTTTCCTCAAAGTGGAAAAGACAAGCGACAAGGAAAATAAGATAGCGGAAATTAAGATCCATGTCCCCGGGGATGAATTCCTGGTAAAGAAACAGTGTAAGACATTTGAAGAAGCGGTCGACCTTTCGATAGAGGCTGCGGAGCGGCTACTGGTAAAACGGAAGGAGAAAATCCGAAGCTATAGCTAA
- a CDS encoding pyridoxal-phosphate dependent enzyme, protein MNYAENILGTIGNTPLVKLNKITAEVDALVLAKVETFNPGNSVKDRMAVKMVEDAEADGRLKPGGTIIEGTSGNTGMGLALAAIVKGYKLICVITDKQSKEKMDILRAVGAKVIVCPTDVEPSDPRSYYSVSKRLGEETPNSWYVNQYDNLSNSLAHYESTGPEIWEQTGGKITHFVVGVGTGGTISGVAKYLKEKNPNIKCWGIDTYGSVFKKYHETGIFDENEVYSYITEGIGEDILPKNVDFSLIDGFTKVTDKDAAVYQRKLALEEGIFVGNSAGSAVKGLLQLKEHFTPEDVVVVLFHDSGSRYVGKMFNDDWMRERGFLDEEITKAEDVIKDHIDKPLVIVRTEELVSHAIERMRKYKISQIPVIDINGFVGSVDETDLFQSYIADKHVAEKPIREVMGKPYPIVKAGTLIEEVSRLINKENQAVLVELGNGKHHIITKYDIIGAIK, encoded by the coding sequence ATGAATTACGCAGAAAATATCCTTGGAACCATTGGAAATACCCCGCTGGTTAAGCTCAATAAGATAACCGCAGAAGTCGACGCACTGGTCCTGGCCAAAGTGGAGACATTCAATCCCGGAAATTCGGTGAAAGACCGTATGGCTGTAAAAATGGTCGAAGATGCCGAAGCGGACGGACGGCTGAAGCCGGGCGGCACCATCATCGAGGGCACCTCGGGGAATACCGGAATGGGACTCGCATTGGCGGCCATCGTCAAAGGATATAAATTAATCTGCGTGATCACCGATAAGCAATCAAAGGAAAAAATGGACATACTCCGTGCCGTGGGTGCCAAGGTCATCGTCTGCCCAACAGATGTGGAACCCTCCGATCCGCGGTCTTATTATTCTGTTTCCAAAAGACTCGGTGAGGAAACCCCGAATTCCTGGTACGTGAACCAATACGACAACCTTTCGAATTCACTCGCGCATTACGAATCTACCGGACCCGAAATCTGGGAGCAAACCGGCGGGAAGATCACGCATTTCGTAGTGGGCGTCGGGACCGGCGGGACCATATCCGGAGTCGCGAAATACCTCAAGGAGAAAAATCCGAATATCAAATGCTGGGGAATCGATACGTACGGCTCAGTATTCAAAAAATATCATGAAACCGGGATTTTTGACGAAAACGAAGTGTACTCGTATATCACAGAAGGCATTGGCGAGGATATCCTGCCAAAGAACGTCGACTTTTCGCTGATCGATGGTTTTACGAAGGTTACCGACAAGGACGCCGCGGTATACCAGCGAAAACTGGCGCTTGAGGAAGGCATCTTCGTGGGCAACTCGGCCGGTTCAGCCGTCAAAGGACTGTTGCAGCTTAAAGAGCATTTTACCCCGGAGGATGTCGTTGTCGTGCTTTTCCACGATTCGGGAAGCCGCTATGTGGGCAAAATGTTCAACGACGACTGGATGCGCGAACGCGGTTTCCTCGATGAGGAAATCACGAAGGCCGAAGATGTGATTAAGGACCATATTGACAAACCGCTCGTGATTGTGCGTACAGAGGAATTGGTGTCGCACGCCATTGAACGGATGCGCAAGTACAAGATTTCGCAGATTCCGGTAATCGACATCAATGGATTCGTGGGTTCTGTCGATGAGACGGATTTGTTCCAAAGCTACATCGCCGACAAGCATGTTGCCGAAAAACCCATCAGGGAAGTGATGGGAAAACCATATCCTATCGTCAAAGCCGGCACGTTGATCGAGGAGGTTTCGAGACTCATCAATAAGGAGAATCAGGCCGTTCTGGTGGAACTGGGCAACGGAAAGCACCACATCATCACCAAATACGATATCATCGGGGCGATAAAATAA
- a CDS encoding helix-hairpin-helix domain-containing protein — MLSTPFKNFFHFTAAQRFSLIFLLSLATALQLFYVLADFTPNETPSADKTRWLALQQRVDSLKAISKNVKPVMYPFNPNFITDFKGYKLGMSVAEIDRLLAFRKKNLYVNSAEEFQQVTKVSDALLAKIAPYFKFPDWVRNKKNLPDHRPFNPSEAHKKPLTMKDINEATQQDLMEVYGIGPALSERILKEKEKLGGFLTMQQLDFIWGLSPEVIARVKTSFRIGTMPAVVKVPINTATIKELSKVPYMNYYTARSVVTFRSMNGEIRGAEDLAKIKDFPVEKLEIIALYLEF, encoded by the coding sequence ATGTTATCCACGCCATTCAAAAACTTCTTCCACTTCACCGCCGCACAACGTTTTTCACTGATATTCCTGCTTTCGCTGGCCACTGCATTGCAATTGTTCTATGTGCTCGCTGATTTTACGCCGAATGAGACTCCGTCCGCAGACAAGACCAGATGGCTGGCCCTGCAACAGCGTGTCGACTCGCTCAAGGCCATTTCCAAAAATGTGAAACCGGTGATGTATCCTTTCAACCCGAACTTCATCACTGATTTTAAAGGTTACAAACTGGGCATGTCGGTAGCGGAAATTGACCGCTTGCTGGCGTTCAGAAAGAAAAACCTGTATGTGAATTCAGCCGAGGAATTTCAGCAGGTTACCAAAGTGTCCGATGCACTGCTTGCGAAGATAGCCCCTTATTTCAAATTTCCGGATTGGGTTCGAAATAAGAAAAACCTCCCGGATCACCGTCCTTTCAATCCTTCCGAAGCGCACAAGAAGCCGCTCACGATGAAGGACATCAACGAGGCAACGCAGCAGGATTTGATGGAAGTGTATGGCATCGGGCCGGCGCTTTCGGAGCGGATCCTGAAAGAAAAGGAAAAGCTGGGCGGATTCCTCACCATGCAGCAACTCGATTTTATCTGGGGCCTGTCACCGGAAGTGATCGCGCGTGTAAAAACTTCATTCCGGATCGGCACGATGCCCGCGGTGGTTAAAGTTCCCATTAACACGGCTACGATTAAAGAGCTGTCGAAAGTCCCTTATATGAATTACTACACCGCCAGGTCGGTTGTGACCTTCCGCAGCATGAATGGCGAAATCCGCGGCGCTGAGGATTTGGCAAAAATCAAAGATTTTCCTGTTGAAAAATTAGAGATAATTGCCTTATATTTGGAATTCTAA
- the rpsU gene encoding 30S ribosomal protein S21 codes for MLIIPIKDGENIDRALKRYKRKFDKTGTVRQLRARQAFIKPSVTHRMKIQKAAYIQNMKDSLES; via the coding sequence ATGTTGATTATACCAATTAAAGACGGAGAAAATATTGATCGCGCACTGAAGCGCTACAAAAGGAAGTTTGACAAGACCGGAACTGTTCGTCAGTTGCGCGCAAGACAAGCATTCATCAAGCCATCTGTAACGCACAGGATGAAAATCCAGAAAGCAGCTTACATCCAGAACATGAAAGACAGCCTGGAAAGCTAA
- a CDS encoding acyl-CoA dehydrogenase family protein: MNSTYFSEEHDLFRKSLQDFLQKEVVPHIEKWEATGTIERFIWKKFGEMGFFGINYPEAYGGMNLDLFYTVIFLEELQKIRSSGFAAAMWAHAYLAMTHLNAEGDERIKQQYLAPSISGDKIGALCISEPFGGSDVAGMKTTATKKGDTYIINGSKTFITNGVYADYYVVAAKTSPELGNKGISIFVMDTNLKGISATKLDKLGWRASDTAEIAFDNVEIPAENLMGEEGKGFPYMMQHFALERLIMAINAHARAEYAIDYTIGYMSEREAFGTTIDKFQALRHTMVDHATEVAHCKLFNYATVARLDKKEYVVMEASMAKLKSTKVADDTIYGCLQMLGGYGYMEEYPLARLLRDSRLGPIGGGTSEIMREILAKMIFDKRQYEPAVK; this comes from the coding sequence ATGAATTCGACATACTTTTCAGAGGAGCATGACCTGTTTAGAAAAAGTTTACAGGACTTTTTGCAAAAGGAAGTGGTTCCACATATTGAAAAATGGGAAGCTACGGGAACTATCGAACGCTTTATCTGGAAGAAATTCGGGGAAATGGGCTTTTTCGGCATCAATTATCCTGAGGCTTACGGCGGCATGAACCTCGACCTGTTCTATACGGTAATTTTTCTCGAAGAACTTCAGAAAATAAGGTCTTCGGGCTTTGCGGCAGCCATGTGGGCGCACGCTTACCTTGCGATGACACACCTGAATGCGGAGGGTGATGAGCGCATCAAACAGCAATACCTCGCACCGAGCATTTCAGGCGATAAGATTGGGGCACTGTGCATCTCGGAACCCTTTGGCGGCAGCGATGTCGCCGGAATGAAGACCACAGCGACAAAAAAAGGCGACACCTATATTATTAACGGTTCGAAAACTTTCATCACCAACGGCGTCTACGCGGATTATTACGTGGTCGCCGCCAAAACAAGCCCTGAACTGGGTAATAAAGGCATCAGTATTTTTGTGATGGACACGAATCTCAAAGGGATTTCGGCAACCAAGCTTGATAAGCTGGGCTGGAGGGCTTCCGATACCGCCGAAATTGCTTTCGACAATGTGGAAATCCCGGCGGAAAACCTGATGGGCGAAGAAGGAAAAGGCTTCCCTTACATGATGCAGCATTTTGCACTCGAACGCCTGATTATGGCAATCAATGCACACGCCCGTGCAGAATATGCGATTGATTATACGATAGGCTATATGTCAGAACGTGAAGCGTTTGGAACGACAATCGACAAATTCCAGGCCTTGAGGCATACCATGGTGGACCACGCGACGGAAGTGGCGCATTGCAAGCTGTTTAACTACGCAACCGTAGCTAGGCTTGACAAAAAAGAATATGTTGTTATGGAAGCCAGTATGGCGAAACTGAAATCCACGAAAGTTGCCGACGACACCATTTACGGTTGCCTGCAGATGCTTGGCGGCTATGGGTATATGGAAGAATATCCGCTGGCACGCCTGTTACGCGACAGCCGATTGGGGCCTATCGGCGGGGGCACGTCTGAAATCATGAGGGAGATTTTGGCGAAAATGATTTTTGACAAGCGACAGTACGAGCCGGCGGTAAAGTAA
- a CDS encoding PspC family transcriptional regulator, whose amino-acid sequence MSIVIRLKYFFERHGFNAASRLADKLGMRASSVRLFFIYISFVTAGLWFGVYLTLAFWIRLKDLIRAKRTSVFDL is encoded by the coding sequence ATGTCAATCGTCATCAGGCTTAAATATTTCTTCGAAAGGCACGGTTTCAATGCCGCATCACGGCTTGCTGACAAACTGGGTATGCGCGCAAGCAGCGTCCGCCTGTTCTTCATTTACATTTCGTTTGTGACGGCCGGACTCTGGTTCGGCGTCTACCTGACACTCGCATTCTGGATCCGGCTTAAGGATTTGATCCGGGCCAAGCGGACATCTGTTTTCGATCTCTGA
- a CDS encoding multiheme c-type cytochrome → MKKFFLLYIFSLLLFNCTDKDAEYFDPRGTDYAGSQSCIQCHKPTHEAELTHAHYNATAPGTPENVLGNFSEGHNAFVYDGGTKIAMERRGDSICHVLYENGKEQKVFPVGIVFGSRHAQTSVYWENRNTYELPVSYYTSVQNWGTSPGFSSVRPQLDRKVVKDCYACHSSNASSSVRRGPSEKTNFMTGDIEDVIDPKTIVFGIDCERCHGPAKKHVTHHLKFPGEKQPFAITKYSALTNRQKLDACAICHSGVSGVKIKSIFSFRFGDAFADYWLKPQSDNPEVHGNQYGLLSQSKCFTASNNLNCTTCHDPHDGKKQGPDYFTPVCVGCHTSPSHNSETTKIMSLKRLAGNCVECHMPKQASRAIIFQQYKNSEFSKYLLRTHKIAVYPNP, encoded by the coding sequence ATGAAAAAGTTTTTCCTGCTTTATATTTTTTCGCTGCTGTTATTCAACTGCACCGATAAGGACGCCGAGTATTTCGATCCGCGTGGCACCGATTATGCCGGATCGCAAAGCTGTATCCAATGTCATAAGCCGACTCATGAAGCTGAGTTGACCCATGCCCATTATAATGCCACGGCGCCCGGAACACCCGAAAATGTGCTGGGGAATTTCAGCGAAGGACATAACGCTTTCGTGTATGACGGAGGAACGAAAATAGCCATGGAACGCCGTGGCGACAGCATCTGCCATGTGTTGTACGAGAACGGAAAGGAACAGAAAGTGTTTCCTGTCGGGATTGTATTCGGTTCGAGGCATGCACAGACCTCGGTGTATTGGGAAAACCGAAACACCTACGAATTGCCGGTCTCTTACTATACGTCAGTGCAAAATTGGGGAACCAGCCCGGGATTTTCGTCGGTGCGGCCGCAATTAGACCGTAAGGTCGTCAAGGATTGTTATGCGTGTCACAGCTCGAATGCAAGCAGCAGCGTGAGGCGCGGCCCGTCTGAAAAGACCAATTTCATGACAGGCGACATAGAAGACGTCATTGACCCAAAGACCATCGTGTTCGGGATTGATTGCGAAAGATGCCACGGTCCGGCGAAAAAGCATGTCACCCACCACCTTAAGTTTCCGGGCGAGAAACAACCCTTCGCCATTACAAAATACAGCGCGTTAACGAACCGGCAGAAGCTTGATGCCTGCGCTATATGCCATTCGGGCGTCAGCGGCGTGAAAATCAAGTCGATTTTCAGTTTCAGGTTCGGAGATGCCTTTGCAGATTACTGGCTCAAGCCGCAGTCCGACAATCCGGAGGTTCATGGCAACCAATATGGATTGCTCTCACAAAGCAAGTGCTTTACAGCCAGCAACAACCTGAATTGTACGACCTGCCATGATCCGCATGATGGGAAGAAACAGGGTCCGGATTACTTTACGCCGGTGTGCGTGGGTTGCCATACATCGCCATCGCATAATTCGGAGACTACTAAAATCATGTCTCTGAAGCGTCTCGCAGGCAATTGTGTCGAATGCCACATGCCGAAACAGGCTTCGCGCGCGATTATTTTCCAGCAATACAAAAATTCTGAATTTTCCAAATACCTGCTGCGGACGCACAAGATTGCGGTATATCCGAACCCATGA
- a CDS encoding DUF2851 family protein, translating to MKEDFLHYVWRYKKFPLTGLATTSGETLEIFNTGQYLRRSGPDFFNAQIIIGTQRWAGNIEIHLKSSDWYLHHHHHDAAYDGVILHVVWQHDAAIFRKDNTEIPTLELRHHIAPTLLRNYESLIHPKSWIYCEKELTSIDPFILGNWMERLFLERLERKSGAILQLLDRYTGDWEAVLFCLLAKNFGLNTNGAAFLEMAESIPFPVIRKERFEITALEALFFGRCNLLAGKKQDQYFGELQSVFDYLCDKHRLVPIAVEPLQFFRLRPDNFPTIRLAQLAMLYHKKPHLFTDLVHAADSSAIYDLLQVQVSPYWQEHYQFDRESPFKRRYLSRSFMDLIIINTVIPFRFAYAKKQGADALEILMALLQSMAPESNSILDHFSTFGIKPKNAFESQSLLELKQAFCDKSRCLECAIGTALLKS from the coding sequence ATGAAAGAAGATTTCCTGCACTACGTGTGGAGATATAAAAAATTCCCATTAACGGGCCTAGCCACGACTTCGGGCGAAACCCTTGAAATTTTTAACACCGGTCAATACCTCCGGCGCTCAGGACCGGATTTTTTTAATGCGCAGATCATTATTGGCACCCAGAGATGGGCCGGCAATATTGAAATCCACCTCAAATCCAGCGATTGGTACCTGCACCATCACCATCATGACGCCGCTTACGATGGTGTCATTTTGCACGTTGTATGGCAACACGATGCCGCCATTTTCCGAAAAGACAACACCGAAATCCCCACCCTGGAACTCCGCCATCACATTGCACCCACACTGCTCCGGAATTATGAGTCGCTCATTCACCCTAAATCGTGGATTTATTGCGAAAAAGAGCTGACTTCCATCGATCCGTTTATCTTAGGCAACTGGATGGAACGGCTATTTCTCGAGCGGCTGGAACGAAAATCCGGGGCCATACTGCAATTGCTTGACCGCTACACCGGCGATTGGGAGGCAGTGCTTTTCTGCCTGCTGGCCAAAAACTTCGGACTGAATACGAACGGCGCCGCATTTTTAGAAATGGCAGAATCGATTCCGTTTCCGGTCATAAGGAAGGAACGGTTTGAAATTACCGCACTTGAAGCACTCTTTTTCGGCCGCTGCAACCTGTTGGCCGGCAAAAAACAAGATCAGTATTTTGGCGAATTGCAATCGGTTTTTGACTACCTCTGCGACAAGCACCGATTGGTACCCATTGCCGTCGAGCCGCTCCAGTTCTTCCGTCTGCGACCTGACAATTTTCCGACCATCCGCCTGGCGCAGCTTGCGATGCTTTACCATAAGAAGCCACATCTTTTCACCGATTTGGTGCACGCTGCAGACAGTTCGGCCATATATGATTTGCTTCAAGTCCAGGTGTCCCCGTACTGGCAGGAACATTATCAGTTTGACCGCGAAAGCCCGTTTAAGCGGCGCTACCTATCGCGCTCGTTCATGGATCTGATAATCATAAACACGGTCATCCCTTTCCGATTCGCTTATGCAAAGAAACAGGGAGCAGATGCGCTGGAAATCCTTATGGCACTTTTACAGTCGATGGCACCCGAAAGCAACAGCATCCTGGACCACTTCTCGACCTTCGGCATCAAACCAAAAAATGCTTTTGAATCGCAATCGTTACTGGAACTCAAGCAGGCGTTTTGCGACAAAAGCCGTTGCCTCGAATGTGCCATTGGAACGGCACTGCTGAAATCATAG